In one Spirosoma rigui genomic region, the following are encoded:
- a CDS encoding GNAT family N-acetyltransferase — protein sequence MTTTLTTFQLSTGRLRPWREGDEESLSHHASNRHIWNNVRDFFPYPYTPRDAHSWVRSNKSYQQPNNLAIEIDGQAVGNVGFTVKDDIYRFNAEIGYWLSEDYWGRGIMTEALQVMTDYIFKNFQVNRLFACVLEGNIGSMRVLEAAGYQREAILRKAAIKNNQYLDEHIFALLRAEHQRQ from the coding sequence TTGACTACTACCCTGACTACTTTTCAATTGTCTACCGGGCGTCTGCGTCCATGGCGCGAAGGCGATGAGGAATCGCTGTCCCATCACGCCAGTAACCGGCATATCTGGAATAATGTCCGTGATTTCTTTCCGTATCCATACACCCCACGCGATGCACATTCGTGGGTGCGCTCCAATAAGTCCTACCAGCAGCCCAATAACCTGGCCATTGAAATAGACGGGCAGGCAGTGGGTAACGTTGGCTTCACCGTTAAAGACGATATCTACCGATTCAATGCCGAAATTGGATACTGGCTCAGTGAGGACTACTGGGGTAGGGGTATCATGACCGAAGCGTTACAGGTTATGACCGATTATATCTTCAAGAACTTTCAGGTAAACCGACTGTTTGCCTGTGTGCTCGAAGGAAACATTGGCTCTATGCGGGTGCTCGAAGCAGCTGGCTACCAACGGGAGGCCATTTTGCGTAAGGCGGCCATCAAAAATAATCAGTACCTCGACGAGCATATTTTCGCGTTGCTCCGGGCGGAGCACCAACGCCAGTAA
- a CDS encoding histidine kinase, translating to MTREQLIGTIGKNGKRIQLRGADLSRFDFSGLDLTGADLSYSDMSRANFRGAILRNADLSFSTLNGADFTDADLYEANFNFCGLQNVNLTGANVEGAKFNFSSRSSYQPEVIPPEPITLTTILQRPGWGTLIGMVLGALLIYGCNAIIYFTNLIRVTTDPLLATLYRFIIIQNIVDGASVFLLTWAMVTWLTHHVKTIWKRHLIISVSVVIFFLALNTLLYYWLGKESLDALAKHPRILAESAPWYLYLAGDILIANIFLYVLQQGRQLTRKLSEQEFQLLNLEKLKTRAELDALQAKINPHFLYNALNSIASLVHENPDQAEEMTLLLSKLFRYSTGRDGALFGTLAEELEVVRTYLQVEQVRFGNRLTFSVDVENPTLTDLKIPQFLLQPIVENAIKHGIAKRADAGRIDVRIYEKKNELNICVHDNGPAFPDDMSGGYGLRSIQDKLKLLYGDDARIELQNWPVKQVLLSIGMSKLKTLPIT from the coding sequence ATGACCCGCGAGCAACTCATAGGCACCATCGGCAAAAACGGAAAACGTATTCAGCTACGGGGGGCCGATTTATCCCGGTTCGACTTCAGCGGTCTCGACCTGACGGGGGCCGACCTGAGCTATTCGGATATGAGCCGGGCTAATTTCAGGGGGGCGATTCTGCGGAATGCCGATCTGAGTTTCTCGACCCTGAACGGGGCTGATTTCACCGATGCAGACCTGTATGAGGCAAACTTCAACTTTTGTGGCCTGCAAAATGTCAACCTGACGGGTGCTAATGTGGAAGGAGCCAAATTCAATTTCTCGTCCCGAAGCAGCTACCAGCCGGAGGTTATTCCGCCGGAACCCATCACGCTGACAACTATTCTGCAACGGCCCGGCTGGGGAACGCTGATCGGGATGGTACTGGGTGCCCTGCTGATCTATGGTTGCAACGCCATTATCTACTTTACCAACCTGATCCGGGTCACCACCGACCCGCTCCTGGCCACGCTCTACCGCTTCATCATTATTCAGAATATCGTTGACGGAGCGTCGGTTTTTTTGTTGACCTGGGCGATGGTCACCTGGCTTACGCATCACGTAAAAACGATCTGGAAACGCCATCTTATCATCAGCGTATCAGTAGTTATTTTCTTTTTGGCATTGAATACCCTCCTGTATTACTGGCTGGGTAAAGAGAGCCTCGACGCACTGGCAAAACACCCAAGAATCCTGGCCGAAAGTGCTCCTTGGTACCTGTATCTGGCGGGCGACATTCTGATCGCCAATATTTTCCTGTATGTGCTACAGCAGGGTCGGCAGCTCACACGGAAACTATCCGAACAGGAGTTTCAACTGCTGAACCTGGAAAAGTTAAAGACCCGCGCCGAACTGGATGCCCTACAGGCCAAGATCAATCCGCATTTCCTCTACAACGCCCTGAATAGCATTGCCAGCCTGGTACATGAGAACCCAGACCAGGCTGAAGAAATGACGCTGCTCTTATCAAAATTATTCCGCTACTCCACCGGCCGCGACGGGGCCCTGTTCGGTACATTGGCCGAGGAGCTGGAGGTAGTCCGGACGTACTTACAGGTTGAGCAGGTCCGGTTTGGAAACCGGCTCACGTTCAGCGTCGATGTAGAAAATCCCACGCTTACCGACCTGAAAATACCCCAGTTCCTGCTCCAGCCCATTGTTGAAAACGCCATTAAGCACGGCATTGCCAAACGCGCCGACGCGGGCCGCATTGATGTTCGTATCTACGAAAAAAAGAACGAGCTGAACATTTGTGTGCACGACAACGGCCCGGCCTTTCCCGACGATATGAGCGGGGGCTACGGTCTGCGCAGTATTCAGGACAAACTCAAACTACTCTATGGCGACGACGCCCGGATTGAACTTCAGAACTGGCCCGTTAAACAGGTTCTCTTGTCTATTGGGATGAGTAAGCTGAAAACGCTGCCCATCACCTGA
- the cmk gene encoding (d)CMP kinase, with protein MPKIVIAIDGYSSCGKSTTAKAVAARMGYGYIDTGAMYRAVSLFFIEKHVALSNQNEVKAALDQLHITFNHNSRTGRNETCLNGLNVEEEIRKMYISNIVSEVSAIPEVRWAMVAQQQKMGRRRGVVMDGRDIGTKVFPDAEVKVFMTADTTIRAKRRQQELLAKGEMINLDDIIHNLEKRDKIDTTRSESPLVQAPDAKLLDTSHMTIEEQVDWVIEEADRRLAEIHRTKKK; from the coding sequence ATGCCGAAGATAGTGATTGCAATTGACGGGTATTCAAGTTGTGGTAAGAGCACAACTGCTAAGGCCGTAGCCGCCCGCATGGGATATGGGTATATCGACACGGGGGCTATGTACCGCGCTGTCAGTCTGTTTTTTATCGAAAAGCACGTAGCCCTTTCCAATCAGAATGAGGTGAAAGCCGCACTTGACCAACTCCATATAACGTTCAACCACAACAGCCGGACGGGCCGGAACGAAACCTGCCTGAACGGGCTGAACGTAGAGGAGGAGATCCGTAAGATGTACATCTCCAACATTGTCAGCGAGGTGAGTGCTATTCCGGAAGTGCGCTGGGCTATGGTGGCCCAGCAGCAGAAGATGGGGCGCCGGCGGGGGGTAGTCATGGATGGCCGCGATATTGGAACGAAAGTGTTCCCCGATGCCGAAGTGAAAGTATTCATGACCGCCGATACGACCATCAGGGCCAAACGGCGGCAACAGGAGCTGCTGGCCAAGGGTGAGATGATCAACCTGGACGATATCATCCACAACCTCGAAAAACGGGACAAGATCGATACTACCCGTTCAGAAAGCCCGTTGGTACAGGCACCCGACGCTAAATTGCTCGATACATCGCACATGACGATTGAAGAGCAGGTTGACTGGGTCATTGAAGAAGCTGACCGTCGGTTAGCCGAAATTCACCGTACCAAGAAAAAGTAG
- a CDS encoding NAD(P)/FAD-dependent oxidoreductase: MTADFLIVGQGVAGSVLAWTLDQRGCTVIVADDPAQPSASAVAAGIVNPLTGRKLVRTWKADDLFPFLHDFYTGIEQSLGVQFFHPKSIYRPYRSLAEQSDYSALTEDPSVRQYVSQVVDNELYSGSINNPFGGLEVTGAGWLDLTEFVRIIKGYFIRKNQYFEGSVRDSDLVISDTKVAWQGIQVNKVIFCDGAQGSQNSLFGYLPYNPVKGQILTAVAERYSIKNIVNQGLFILPIRDGLIRVGATYSWHDLDWQTTDEGRSFLESKLQAILTIPYQVVAQQAGIRPSTKDRRPFIGTHPERSPVGIFGGMGTKGVSLAPYLAEQFVRHLLDGEELEPEANISRCVSLYNR, from the coding sequence ATGACTGCCGATTTCCTGATAGTAGGGCAGGGCGTGGCCGGGTCTGTACTGGCCTGGACGCTCGACCAACGTGGCTGTACTGTTATTGTGGCCGATGACCCGGCGCAACCCTCAGCATCAGCGGTGGCGGCCGGTATCGTCAATCCGCTGACGGGGCGGAAGCTTGTTCGTACCTGGAAGGCCGACGATCTGTTTCCTTTCTTACACGATTTCTACACGGGCATCGAGCAAAGTCTGGGCGTTCAGTTCTTTCATCCCAAATCGATCTATCGTCCCTACCGGTCGCTGGCCGAACAATCGGATTATTCGGCCCTCACTGAAGACCCGTCCGTGCGACAGTACGTAAGTCAGGTCGTTGATAATGAGCTGTATAGTGGTAGTATCAATAATCCGTTCGGGGGGCTGGAAGTGACCGGGGCCGGGTGGTTGGATTTAACTGAGTTCGTTCGAATTATCAAGGGCTATTTTATTCGGAAAAATCAATATTTTGAAGGGAGCGTACGGGATAGCGATCTGGTAATCAGTGATACTAAAGTAGCCTGGCAGGGCATTCAGGTCAATAAAGTTATATTTTGTGACGGTGCTCAGGGCTCCCAGAATTCATTATTTGGGTACCTGCCGTATAATCCCGTGAAAGGACAGATTCTGACGGCGGTTGCCGAAAGGTATTCTATAAAAAATATAGTCAATCAGGGCTTGTTTATTCTGCCCATTCGGGACGGGCTCATTCGGGTAGGAGCGACCTATTCGTGGCATGACCTCGATTGGCAAACAACTGATGAGGGTCGATCGTTTTTAGAATCAAAGTTACAGGCTATATTAACCATTCCGTATCAGGTGGTAGCCCAGCAGGCTGGTATTCGGCCCTCTACCAAGGATCGAAGACCGTTTATCGGGACGCATCCAGAGCGGTCTCCGGTGGGTATTTTCGGCGGCATGGGTACGAAAGGCGTATCGCTGGCGCCGTATCTGGCAGAGCAGTTTGTTCGCCACTTGCTCGACGGCGAAGAATTGGAGCCAGAAGCGAATATTAGCCGGTGCGTTTCGTTATATAATCGTTGA
- a CDS encoding LytR/AlgR family response regulator transcription factor codes for MLLPLRTILIDDEALAVSRLRRLLDKHRDTFTIIGEAANGAEGLTLIEAERPDIIFLDIEMPLLNGFDMLARLTAMPMVIFATAFDQYAIRAFEENSVDYLLKPIEAERLARTATKIRALVERNEYEPAVNPMTEHVMRLLAQMQPKKEIYSISVKTGDKIRLIPLSDIAFFEAEDKYVFLCTTEGQKFLTTYTLTTLTEKLPDTFVRVSRSATVNRHKIAEVHRHFDGKFILAMTDKKGTRLTTGSTYGDAVRSMLEL; via the coding sequence ATGCTACTCCCTCTACGAACCATCCTCATCGACGATGAAGCGCTGGCAGTGAGCCGCCTGCGCCGTCTGCTGGACAAACACCGCGATACGTTTACGATCATCGGCGAGGCCGCCAACGGTGCCGAAGGGCTAACGCTCATCGAAGCCGAACGGCCAGACATCATCTTCCTGGATATTGAAATGCCGCTGCTCAATGGCTTCGACATGCTGGCGCGGCTGACTGCCATGCCGATGGTCATCTTTGCCACGGCCTTTGACCAGTATGCGATTCGCGCTTTTGAAGAAAACTCGGTCGACTACCTGCTCAAGCCGATTGAAGCTGAACGGCTCGCCCGAACAGCTACTAAAATCCGCGCGCTGGTTGAGCGTAATGAATATGAACCAGCGGTGAACCCCATGACCGAGCACGTTATGCGGCTGCTGGCCCAGATGCAGCCCAAGAAAGAAATTTACTCCATATCGGTCAAAACGGGCGACAAAATCCGGTTGATCCCCTTGTCGGACATTGCCTTTTTTGAGGCCGAAGACAAGTATGTTTTTTTGTGTACCACTGAAGGTCAGAAATTTCTGACAACCTATACGCTGACAACATTGACGGAAAAGTTACCCGATACGTTCGTGCGGGTCAGCCGATCAGCAACCGTAAACCGGCATAAAATTGCGGAGGTGCACCGGCATTTCGATGGCAAGTTCATTCTGGCCATGACCGATAAAAAAGGTACCCGACTAACAACGGGCAGCACCTATGGCGACGCCGTTCGGAGTATGCTGGAATTGTAG